One window of the Nicotiana tabacum cultivar K326 chromosome 4, ASM71507v2, whole genome shotgun sequence genome contains the following:
- the LOC142180170 gene encoding uncharacterized protein LOC142180170 encodes MVVTAFPLRNILHKPELSGRLAKWAVQMNEFNIEYKSRTTIKSQVLADFVADFSPRLLPLAAKEATIVSELALGFWTLFTDGASNVKEFGLGIVLITPSEETLRQAIRTIPLTNNEAEYGALIAGIEFARGHDSEAIKVKCDSQLVINQVYGIFDTKEERMQQYVVRVQA; translated from the coding sequence ATGGTGGTGACTGCTTTTCCTTTGAGGAATATACTCCATAAACCCGAACTCTCcggcagattggccaaatgggccgttcAAATGAACGAGTTCAACATAGAGTATAAATCGAGGACAACGATTAAATCACAAGTCCTGGCTGACTTCGTGGCTGATTTCAGCCCTAGACTATTGCCTCTGGCTGCCAAAGAGGCAACAATAGTGTCAGAGCTAGCACTGGGATTCTGGACCTTATTCACGGATGGAGCTTCAAACGTTAAAGAGTTCGGACTTGGAATTGTCTTGATCACGCCTTCGGAGGAAACCTTACGGCAAGCCATCAGAACGATCCCactaactaacaatgaggcagagtatggtGCTTTGATTGCAGGGATCGAATTTGCCCGGGGACATGACTCTGAAGCCATCAAAGTAAAATGTGATTCACAGTTGGTGATAAATCAGGTCTACGGAATTTTTGACACCAAAGAAGAGCGTATGCAACAATACGTAGTAAGGGTTCAAGCTTAA
- the LOC142180171 gene encoding uncharacterized protein LOC142180171, which yields MAKSSTWETLFSLVYDAKALIPVEVGEPTLRYLQASEESNNEAMLINLELLEERRDLAHIRMAAQKHRMERCYNQRTNLRYFKVGDLVLRKVTQNTRELNAGKLTSTLEGPYRISAITSKGSYKLENHNRDKLPSNWNVAHLKKYYC from the coding sequence ATGGCCAAGTCAAGCACATGGGAAACCCTTTTTTCCCTGGTGTATGACGCAAAAGCATTGATaccggtggaagtaggggaaccaacCTTAAGGTATTTACAAGCAAGTGAAGAGTCAAACAACGAGGCAATGCTAATCAACTTAGAGCTGCTCGAGGAACGCAGAGACCTGGCACATATAAGAATGGCAGCTCAAAAGCATAGGATGGAGCGATGTTATAATCAAAGAACCAACCTTCGTTACtttaaagtaggagacttggtcttGAGGAAGGTAACTCAAAACACCCGAGAACTCAACGCAGGCAAGTTAACCTCTACATTGGAAGGCCCTtaccggatttcagctatcaccaGTAAAGGGTCATACAAGTTGGAAAACCACAACAGAGACAAGTTGCccagcaactggaacgtggcTCATCTCAAAAAATATTACTGCTGA